One segment of Manihot esculenta cultivar AM560-2 chromosome 4, M.esculenta_v8, whole genome shotgun sequence DNA contains the following:
- the LOC110613127 gene encoding B-box zinc finger protein 20 isoform X1 yields MAMFSLTSSKKNYYNNHSATCTAKDTIREKRMKIRCDVCDMDEASVFCSADEAALCDACDRHVHHANKLASKHLRFSLLHPSSKQSPLCDVCQVGNSFLLNIYILKKHENSDDFHGGLSIFFQERRAFLFCQEDRAILCRECDIPIHEVNDHMKKHNRFLLTGVKLSASSSLHPRSSSSNSCNTNMNTNGKKIPQQLHLHNPCSFSDEIISSPSVERPSPSLANQSPNSDNISLSTSSISEYLETLPGWRVDDFLEPSMAAHDGFCKNFSNFSPLMVDQDLESDSISFSPEDLAFWVPQDSAQLPQQDHVHHPQFEGELLDVLKESKEATKGKINRKWRSEDAFRVPEMSHRALKKSRHFS; encoded by the exons ATGGCCATGTTCTCTTTAACATCATCCAAGAAGAACTACTATAATAATCACAGTGCCACTTGTACTGCAAAAGACACCATTAGAGAGAAGAGAATGAAGATCAGATGTGATGTTTGTGACATGGATGAGGCTTCTGTGTTTTGTTCTGCTGATGAAGCTGCTCTTTGTGATGCCTGTGATCGCCATGTTCATCATGCTAATAAGCTTGCTAGCAAACACTTGCGTTTCTCTCTTCTTCATCCTTCCTCTAAACAATCCCCTCTTTGTGATGTTTGTCAGGTAGGTAATTCATTtcttttgaatatatatatactgaAGAAACATGAGAATTCTGATGATTTTCATGGGGGTTTATCAATTTTCTTCCAGGAGAGACGAGCCTTTCTTTTCTGTCAAGAAGATAGAGCGATTCTTTGCAGAGAATGTGATATTCCAATTCATGAAGTCAATGATCATATGAAGAAGCACAACAGATTTCTTCTAACAGGCGTCAAGctctctgcttcttcttctttacatCCAAGATCGTCTTCTTCCAACAGCTGCAACACAAACATGAACACTAACGGCAAGAAAATTCCCCAGCAGCTACATCTACATAATCCCTGCAGCTTTTCCGATGAAATCATCAGTTCCCCTTCAGTTGAAAGACCATCACCGTCGTTAGCTAATCAAAGTCCCAACAGCGATAACATTTCACTTTCAACGAGCAGCATTTCCGAGTACTTGGAGACGCTTCCCGGCTGGCGAGTCGACGATTTTCTTGAACCTTCAATGGCTGCTCATGATGGTTTCTGTAAG AACTTTTCCAATTTTTCACCATTGATGGTGGATCAAGATCTTGAAAGCGATTCGATTTCTTTTTCCCCAGAAGATTTAGCCTTCTGGGTACCTCAAGATTCAGCTCAATTGCCTCAGCAAGATCATGTACACCATCCccagtttgaaggagagttgctcgaTGTGTTGAAGGAGTCCAAGGAAGCAACGAAGGGGAAAATTAACAGAAAATGGAGAAGTGAGGATGCTTTTAGAGTTCCTGAGATGAGCCATAGAGCACTGAAGAAATCCAGGCATTTTTCATAG
- the LOC110613127 gene encoding B-box zinc finger protein 20 isoform X2, with product MAMFSLTSSKKNYYNNHSATCTAKDTIREKRMKIRCDVCDMDEASVFCSADEAALCDACDRHVHHANKLASKHLRFSLLHPSSKQSPLCDVCQERRAFLFCQEDRAILCRECDIPIHEVNDHMKKHNRFLLTGVKLSASSSLHPRSSSSNSCNTNMNTNGKKIPQQLHLHNPCSFSDEIISSPSVERPSPSLANQSPNSDNISLSTSSISEYLETLPGWRVDDFLEPSMAAHDGFCKNFSNFSPLMVDQDLESDSISFSPEDLAFWVPQDSAQLPQQDHVHHPQFEGELLDVLKESKEATKGKINRKWRSEDAFRVPEMSHRALKKSRHFS from the exons ATGGCCATGTTCTCTTTAACATCATCCAAGAAGAACTACTATAATAATCACAGTGCCACTTGTACTGCAAAAGACACCATTAGAGAGAAGAGAATGAAGATCAGATGTGATGTTTGTGACATGGATGAGGCTTCTGTGTTTTGTTCTGCTGATGAAGCTGCTCTTTGTGATGCCTGTGATCGCCATGTTCATCATGCTAATAAGCTTGCTAGCAAACACTTGCGTTTCTCTCTTCTTCATCCTTCCTCTAAACAATCCCCTCTTTGTGATGTTTGTCAG GAGAGACGAGCCTTTCTTTTCTGTCAAGAAGATAGAGCGATTCTTTGCAGAGAATGTGATATTCCAATTCATGAAGTCAATGATCATATGAAGAAGCACAACAGATTTCTTCTAACAGGCGTCAAGctctctgcttcttcttctttacatCCAAGATCGTCTTCTTCCAACAGCTGCAACACAAACATGAACACTAACGGCAAGAAAATTCCCCAGCAGCTACATCTACATAATCCCTGCAGCTTTTCCGATGAAATCATCAGTTCCCCTTCAGTTGAAAGACCATCACCGTCGTTAGCTAATCAAAGTCCCAACAGCGATAACATTTCACTTTCAACGAGCAGCATTTCCGAGTACTTGGAGACGCTTCCCGGCTGGCGAGTCGACGATTTTCTTGAACCTTCAATGGCTGCTCATGATGGTTTCTGTAAG AACTTTTCCAATTTTTCACCATTGATGGTGGATCAAGATCTTGAAAGCGATTCGATTTCTTTTTCCCCAGAAGATTTAGCCTTCTGGGTACCTCAAGATTCAGCTCAATTGCCTCAGCAAGATCATGTACACCATCCccagtttgaaggagagttgctcgaTGTGTTGAAGGAGTCCAAGGAAGCAACGAAGGGGAAAATTAACAGAAAATGGAGAAGTGAGGATGCTTTTAGAGTTCCTGAGATGAGCCATAGAGCACTGAAGAAATCCAGGCATTTTTCATAG
- the LOC110613127 gene encoding B-box zinc finger protein 20 isoform X3: MAMFSLTSSKKNYYNNHSATCTAKDTIREKRMKIRCDVCDMDEASVFCSADEAALCDACDRHVHHANKLASKHLRFSLLHPSSKQSPLCDVCQVGNSFLLNIYILKKHENSDDFHGGLSIFFQERRAFLFCQEDRAILCRECDIPIHEVNDHMKKHNRFLLTGVKLSASSSLHPRSSSSNSCNTNMNTNGKKIPQQLHLHNPCSFSDEIISSPSVERPSPSLANQSPNSDNISLSTSSISEYLETLPGWRVDDFLEPSMAAHDGFCKGIIVETHEHYPFC; this comes from the exons ATGGCCATGTTCTCTTTAACATCATCCAAGAAGAACTACTATAATAATCACAGTGCCACTTGTACTGCAAAAGACACCATTAGAGAGAAGAGAATGAAGATCAGATGTGATGTTTGTGACATGGATGAGGCTTCTGTGTTTTGTTCTGCTGATGAAGCTGCTCTTTGTGATGCCTGTGATCGCCATGTTCATCATGCTAATAAGCTTGCTAGCAAACACTTGCGTTTCTCTCTTCTTCATCCTTCCTCTAAACAATCCCCTCTTTGTGATGTTTGTCAGGTAGGTAATTCATTtcttttgaatatatatatactgaAGAAACATGAGAATTCTGATGATTTTCATGGGGGTTTATCAATTTTCTTCCAGGAGAGACGAGCCTTTCTTTTCTGTCAAGAAGATAGAGCGATTCTTTGCAGAGAATGTGATATTCCAATTCATGAAGTCAATGATCATATGAAGAAGCACAACAGATTTCTTCTAACAGGCGTCAAGctctctgcttcttcttctttacatCCAAGATCGTCTTCTTCCAACAGCTGCAACACAAACATGAACACTAACGGCAAGAAAATTCCCCAGCAGCTACATCTACATAATCCCTGCAGCTTTTCCGATGAAATCATCAGTTCCCCTTCAGTTGAAAGACCATCACCGTCGTTAGCTAATCAAAGTCCCAACAGCGATAACATTTCACTTTCAACGAGCAGCATTTCCGAGTACTTGGAGACGCTTCCCGGCTGGCGAGTCGACGATTTTCTTGAACCTTCAATGGCTGCTCATGATGGTTTCTGTAAG GGTATTATCGTTGAGACTCATGAACACTACCCCTTCTGCTGA
- the LOC110613127 gene encoding B-box zinc finger protein 20 isoform X4, translating into MAMFSLTSSKKNYYNNHSATCTAKDTIREKRMKIRCDVCDMDEASVFCSADEAALCDACDRHVHHANKLASKHLRFSLLHPSSKQSPLCDVCQERRAFLFCQEDRAILCRECDIPIHEVNDHMKKHNRFLLTGVKLSASSSLHPRSSSSNSCNTNMNTNGKKIPQQLHLHNPCSFSDEIISSPSVERPSPSLANQSPNSDNISLSTSSISEYLETLPGWRVDDFLEPSMAAHDGFCKGIIVETHEHYPFC; encoded by the exons ATGGCCATGTTCTCTTTAACATCATCCAAGAAGAACTACTATAATAATCACAGTGCCACTTGTACTGCAAAAGACACCATTAGAGAGAAGAGAATGAAGATCAGATGTGATGTTTGTGACATGGATGAGGCTTCTGTGTTTTGTTCTGCTGATGAAGCTGCTCTTTGTGATGCCTGTGATCGCCATGTTCATCATGCTAATAAGCTTGCTAGCAAACACTTGCGTTTCTCTCTTCTTCATCCTTCCTCTAAACAATCCCCTCTTTGTGATGTTTGTCAG GAGAGACGAGCCTTTCTTTTCTGTCAAGAAGATAGAGCGATTCTTTGCAGAGAATGTGATATTCCAATTCATGAAGTCAATGATCATATGAAGAAGCACAACAGATTTCTTCTAACAGGCGTCAAGctctctgcttcttcttctttacatCCAAGATCGTCTTCTTCCAACAGCTGCAACACAAACATGAACACTAACGGCAAGAAAATTCCCCAGCAGCTACATCTACATAATCCCTGCAGCTTTTCCGATGAAATCATCAGTTCCCCTTCAGTTGAAAGACCATCACCGTCGTTAGCTAATCAAAGTCCCAACAGCGATAACATTTCACTTTCAACGAGCAGCATTTCCGAGTACTTGGAGACGCTTCCCGGCTGGCGAGTCGACGATTTTCTTGAACCTTCAATGGCTGCTCATGATGGTTTCTGTAAG GGTATTATCGTTGAGACTCATGAACACTACCCCTTCTGCTGA